CTGATCCTGCTCTTCTCTTGACCGGTTCCAGGCTGTTGACGGGTGCACGGGTGCGGTCCCGGCGACTGGCCGCTCACGCGCCAACAGTTTCCATGTGGCAAAGATATCCCTGCCGCGGCCCCGGCGGGAAACCGCCCGGCGTCCGGGGCCGGCTCGTCGCCACGTCCGCGGCACCGCGCCGGACCGGCCGTTACGGTCGCCGGGCCCGACGGTACGCGCGCGCCCACCGGACCGTCGCCCCCGCACAGCACGCGGCGCGAATTTCATTCTGCCGCATTTGCCGTGACAAACCTCGGACTTCGCATGAATGCCGGATCGAGGTGGGGGCACATGAGGCCATGGAGGTTGATAACTATGGTTCCGCTCCTTCTCGTTCTTCTTCTGGCCCTGCTGCTTTTCGGTGCGGGATTCGCTCTCAAGGCTTTGTGGATCGCCGCGGTGGTGGTGCTGGTCTTCTGGGCGCTGGGATTCGTCATGCGTTCGGCCGGTGCCGGCGGCCGACGCGGTCGGTGGTATCGCTGGTAACCGGTGTCCGGGTTCCCGGCCGCATTTCTCCGGGCCGCGCACCGGTCGGCCCGGACGCTCCGGTTGCGGGTTTCCGAATCTCGACAATGATGCTGTTCAGTGTCCGCGCTGCCATCGGCTGAGCACCTTACGGGCCGTGCCGCGGTGCGTCATCCGAACTGCCGGACGGAAAGGGTTCCGCCATGAGTGCTGGAGAAAAGGCAAAGGCCAAGGCCGAGCAACTGACCGGAAAGGTCAAGAAGGAGGCGGCACGGAGGGTCGACGACGAGAGCGCAGCCGCCGAGGGCGCCGGTCGTAAGTCCAAGGGCGACCTCCGCCAGGCCAAGGAGAAGATCAAGGACGCGTTCAAGGACTGAAGCGTGCACCAGCGGTGCGGGTGGGTGGCGTCGGCGCCGTCCGCCCGCACCGCTGCTGTGCGGGCGGCGTTTGTGGGGCGGCGTTTCCGGGCCCGTCGCGCCGCCGACCTACCGGCGAGTACGCGGAAGTGCGGGATCGGGTGCACATTGTCGCGCGACCGGGGTACGCGACACCTCTGGAAGCCGGTTCGCACGCTGTGGAGGAGGTGACGTGTGACACAGGTAGCGGAGCTGCCCGCCTCGGCCGCCGAGGCCCGGGATCACGTCCACGCCCTGATGGCCACCTGTCCCCGTCCCTGCGGCGAGGACGCGCTGACCGACGCCCTCCTGATCATCTCGGAGCTGGTCACCAACGCCGAGCGGCACGGCGGCGGGATGACCGGCTTCCGGGCCCGGGTCACGGAGGACCACTTCGACGTCACCGTCGAGGACGCGAGCCCGGCCCACCCCACGCTGCCCGGCGAGCGCCCGGCGGGGTCCGTGGGCGGGTACGGCTGGCACCTGGTGCGCCGGCTGGCGACGTCCGTCGCCGTGACCCCGACCGCCCGGGGCAAGAGCATTCACGTGGGCCTGCGGCTCCGCTGAGCCGGGCGCGCGCGGGGCCCGGCCCGCCTCGTGGGCGGCGCCGGGCCCCGCGCCCCGCGCGTCAGACCTTCCGCCAGCGGGCCATCGCGAAGGAGAACAGCCCGAAGAGGGCGAGGCCCGCCGCGATCAGGGCCAGCAACCAGGGGCCGGCCGGCGTGTCGGCGAAGGAGCGGAGCGTGTCGTCCATGCCCTTGGCGCGGCCCGGGTCGTGCCGGACCGCGGCCGTGACGGCGAAGGCGCCGGCCGCCGCGAACACGCAGCCGCGGGCCACCCCGCCGGACACCCCGAGCACATCGACGAGCTGCCGGCTGCGCCGGGACAGCGCGTCCCGCCGGAGGTTCTTGTGGAAGGTGCGCAGCAGGGCCCGCACCGCGATGCCCACGCCGACCGCGGCCACGCCCGCCCCGGCGGCCGCGACCAGCCACGGGCCGCCGGGCAGCTCCAGCGCGGCGGCGGTCGCGTCCCGGGACTGCCGGTCGCTCGCCCCGCTCCCGTCGCCCTTGCTGCCCGCGGCGAAGGCGAGGACGGAGCTCGACACCGTGGCGTAGAAGAGAAAACGGCCGAGGGCGAGCAGTCGCTGCGCGGGCTTGTGGCCGTCCGGGCCCGAGGCGCCGAAGAGCGCCTCCGAGAGGCGCCACAGCGCCATGCCCGCCAGTCCGAGACCGAGCGCCCACAGCGAGGGGGTGCCGAGCGGCCGGCCGGCGACCTCCGCCAGCGCCCCGCCCCGGTCGGCCTGGCCACCGGAGTCGCCGAACGCGATCCGCAGGGCCAGGACGCCGACGAGGAGGTAGATCACGCCCCGTGCCACGAAGCCGCAGCGCGCCGCGACCCGGAGCGCGGGGCTGTGCGCACCTCGCCGGGCCGTACGGCGGCCCGCGCGCCGTATCGGAAGTGTCGCGTCCATCGATGCCTCCAGAAGGGCCTTTCCCCGGTGTCGGGGTGCCTTCCGTTTGCCCTCGGACGCGCGGGGCATTCCCGGCGGTTCGCGGGTGTCACACGAGCGGGAACCCGCCGAAATACATTCCGACCTGGTGCAGGTACGCGTCCCTTGAGGCGAAATCCTCGTCCTGGAAAACCGGGGCGTTCTTGATCTCGTCCCGGGTGCGGCCGAGGTAGATTTTCTGTTCGTCCTGATCGATTCCGGTCACCGTGCCGGCGGGCACCACGACGCGCCTGCCGAGAATCCACGGGCCCGTGTCGACGACGAGGTGCGCGGCGTCCACCTCGTCGGAATGCTTGTCGACCTTGCCGACGCTGCCGTCCAGCGCCTCGACGCGGTATCCCACGAGATGGGTGCCCGCCTCGTATCCGACGTCGGGCAGGTATCCCCAGATATTGGCAGTCATGCTTGTCCTTTCTGCCGGCGAAAAGCGTTCGCCGTGCCGATCACCGCGACATTCCCCGGGTGCCCCGAAGCCGGTGGACAAAACAAAGGGGCGCGTGGAATCGCCGCCCACCGGCCGGGGCCCGTCGCGGGACGCGGCTCAACCCGCGTGCAGCGCCTCGGGGTTGGCGCAGTGCACCAGCGGCTCGCCGCGCAGATGACGGCCGACCTCCTCGGCGACGATCCGGGCGGCCTTGTGCGCGACCTGCTGGCTGCCGCCCGCGATGTGCGGGGTGAGGACGACGCCGGGGGCGGTCAGCAGCCGGTGGCCGGCGGGCAGCGGCTCCTCGGGGAAGACGTCGAAGCCGGCGCCGGCCAGCTGTCCCGCGTCCAGGGCGTCGCAGACCGCGTCGTAGTCGAGCAGCGCGCCCCGGGCGCAGTTGACCAGGACCGAGCCGCGCGGCATCGCGGCGAGCTGCGCGCGGCCGATCATGCCGGTGGTCTCCTCGGTGACCCGCGCGTGCAGCGAGACGATCCGGGACCGGGTCAACAGCTCGTCGAGCGGGACCTGTTCGGCGATGCCGGCCAGCGCCTCGGGGCGGACGTAGGGGTCGTGGACGAGGACCCGGGCGCCCATCGCGGCGAGGACCGTGGCGACCCGGCTGCCGATGGCGCCGAAGCCGATCAGGCCGACGGTGGCGCCGTCGATCTCGATGCCGCAGTTGTCGTAGTCGTAGTAGTCCCCGCGCCAGACGCCGCGCCGCAGGTCGGTGTGGGTGTCGCCGACGCCGCGGGCCGCGGCGAGCAGCAGGGTGAGGGTGTGTTCCGCGGTGGCGGTGGCGTTGCGGCCGGGGGCGTGGCAGACCGGGACGCCGTACCGGGTGGCGGCGTCGAGGTTGGCGTTGACGGGGCCGCCGCGGCTGGTGCAGAACAGCTTCAGGTCGGGGCAGTTGGCGAGGATGCGCTCGGTGAGCGGGCCGTGCTCGGTGACGCAGATCTCGACGCCCTGGAGGGCCTCGATCATCCCGTCCTCGGTGCCGGACGCCTCGATGACCTCGGCGACCGGGCCGAAGGGGGTGTGCGGCCAGTCGAAGCGGATCTCCCGTACGTCCAGCGGAATGTCCCCGGCGGCCGTGCGCACGGCCTCGGTGAACAGGCCGGGGCGGATGAAGTGGTTGCCGGCGGCGAGGACGGTGGTGCTCATGAGGGCTTCGTCTCCTGAGGGGTTGCGGAGGGCGGCGTGGTCAGCGGAGGGCGGGGGCCCGGGTCGGCGCGGGGGCGTTGAAGCTGAGCAGTGCGGTCTGCCCGTGCTCGATGCGGATCTCGGTGAGCGCGCCGTTGTCGAGCCGGGGGAAGACCCGGCGGTAGTCGGCCAGCGGGATGCCCAGCAGATGGCAGAGCAGGACGCGTACGAGGGTGGAGTGGGCGACCACCAGGACCCGGCCGCGGGGTTGTTCGCGGGCGATGTCGGCGAGCGCCCCGGCGGCGCGTTCGGCGGCGTGCCGGGGGTGTTCGCCGTCGGGCAGATGGTGGTCGACGGGGTCGGCGAGGAAGGCGGCCAGCCGGTCCGGGAAGCGCTCGCGCATCTCGTCCCTGGTCAGCCCCTCGCCCTGGCCGAAGTCCACCTCGTAGAGCCGCTCGTCGAGGTGCGGGGTCAGTCCGCAGGCCGCGGCGGCGGGAGCGGCGGTGAGCCGGGCGCGGGAGAGCGGGGAGCTCCAGACGGCGCTGAGGCCGGCGGTGGCGGCCCAGGTGGCGAGGGCGGCGGCCTGTTCGCGGCCGTGGCCGGTGAGCGGCACGTCGGTGCGGCCGGCGTAGCGGTTCTCGGCGTGCCAGACGGTCTCGCCGTGGCGTACGAGGATGAAGTCGGTCACTGTGCTGCCCTCCTGCGGGCGTGGTCGGCCACTGCCTGGCCGAGCCAGCCGCGGCGGGTGAGTTCGTCGATGAAGCGGAGGTGGACCGGGCCGTAGCGGGCGGTGCGGTCCGGCCGGGGTGCGATCTCCCGGTCGATGCGGACCATGGCGGCGGCCGCTTCCCGCAGGCCGGTACCCGAGGAGGTGGCGGCGAGCACGGCCATGCCCACCGCGCTCTCGGCCTGGTGCGGCAGCCGTACGGGGCGGCCGAGGACGTCGGCGCGCAGTTGGTTCCAGTAGGTGTTGCGGGCGCCGCCGCCGGTGAGGGTGAGCGGGCCGTCGACGGGTGCGCCCAGGTGGTCGAGGTGGTCGAAGCAGAGCCGTTCGAGGCAGGCCACGCCGAGGAGGCAGGCGTGGAACTCGGCGGCGCGGGTGGGGGTGTCGCCCAGGACGAAGGGTTCGGCGCCGGGGGCGCGGAAGGGGAAGCGTTCGCCGCCGGCCGAGACCAGCGGGTAGGCGACCGCGTCCGGGTCCAGGGCCGCGGCCCGCGCGGTGAGGGCGTCCAGGTCGGCGCCGGGGAAGCGCTGGGTGAGGATGCCGGCGCCGCTGCTGGAGGCGCCGCCCGGCAGCCAGTTGTCGCCCGGTCCGCGGTGGCAGTAGACGACGCCCGCCGGGTCGCGGACCAGGTGCGGGCTGCTGCCCTTGAGGACGAGGGTGGTGCCGAGCACCGCGTTCCAGGAGCCCGGCGCCAGGGCTCCGGCGCCGATCTGCGCGGCGCAGCCGTCGGTCATCCCGGCGACGACGGTGGTGCCCTCGGGGATGCCGGTGGCCGCGGCGGCCCGGGCGCACACCGCGCCGAGCACGGTCCCGGGACGGACGACCTCGGGCAACAGGCTTGCGGGCACGCCGAGTTCGGCCATCACCTGCTCCGGCCAGCGCTCCGCCACGAGGTGGTAGCCGGTCTTGAGGGCGTGGCTGGCGTCGCTCGCCGCCTGACGGCCCGTCAGGCGCCAGGTGATCAGGTCGACCTGGTGCAGCAGCCGGGCACCGGCCGGGGGCCGGCCGGCGTCCTCCAGCAGCGCCACGAGCTTGGGCAGCGCCCAGGACGGCTGCATGCTGCGGTAGCCCAGCTCCTGCCAGACGTCCGCCC
The sequence above is a segment of the Streptomyces lydicus genome. Coding sequences within it:
- a CDS encoding DUF1206 domain-containing protein; this translates as MDATLPIRRAGRRTARRGAHSPALRVAARCGFVARGVIYLLVGVLALRIAFGDSGGQADRGGALAEVAGRPLGTPSLWALGLGLAGMALWRLSEALFGASGPDGHKPAQRLLALGRFLFYATVSSSVLAFAAGSKGDGSGASDRQSRDATAAALELPGGPWLVAAAGAGVAAVGVGIAVRALLRTFHKNLRRDALSRRSRQLVDVLGVSGGVARGCVFAAAGAFAVTAAVRHDPGRAKGMDDTLRSFADTPAGPWLLALIAAGLALFGLFSFAMARWRKV
- a CDS encoding histidine phosphatase family protein → MTDFILVRHGETVWHAENRYAGRTDVPLTGHGREQAAALATWAATAGLSAVWSSPLSRARLTAAPAAAACGLTPHLDERLYEVDFGQGEGLTRDEMRERFPDRLAAFLADPVDHHLPDGEHPRHAAERAAGALADIAREQPRGRVLVVAHSTLVRVLLCHLLGIPLADYRRVFPRLDNGALTEIRIEHGQTALLSFNAPAPTRAPALR
- a CDS encoding FGGY-family carbohydrate kinase; protein product: MTDPHRPRGTPATPLDGIWLGLDLGTQSARCAAVDGTGRVLATATRPLTSRRDGNRHEQDSEEWWGALSAACRKALTGLDPRQVRGLAVDGTSGTILLADAHGTPLTPGLMYDDGRAGPRAAAVNAAGADVWQELGYRSMQPSWALPKLVALLEDAGRPPAGARLLHQVDLITWRLTGRQAASDASHALKTGYHLVAERWPEQVMAELGVPASLLPEVVRPGTVLGAVCARAAAATGIPEGTTVVAGMTDGCAAQIGAGALAPGSWNAVLGTTLVLKGSSPHLVRDPAGVVYCHRGPGDNWLPGGASSSGAGILTQRFPGADLDALTARAAALDPDAVAYPLVSAGGERFPFRAPGAEPFVLGDTPTRAAEFHACLLGVACLERLCFDHLDHLGAPVDGPLTLTGGGARNTYWNQLRADVLGRPVRLPHQAESAVGMAVLAATSSGTGLREAAAAMVRIDREIAPRPDRTARYGPVHLRFIDELTRRGWLGQAVADHARRRAAQ
- a CDS encoding 2-hydroxyacid dehydrogenase, whose amino-acid sequence is MSTTVLAAGNHFIRPGLFTEAVRTAAGDIPLDVREIRFDWPHTPFGPVAEVIEASGTEDGMIEALQGVEICVTEHGPLTERILANCPDLKLFCTSRGGPVNANLDAATRYGVPVCHAPGRNATATAEHTLTLLLAAARGVGDTHTDLRRGVWRGDYYDYDNCGIEIDGATVGLIGFGAIGSRVATVLAAMGARVLVHDPYVRPEALAGIAEQVPLDELLTRSRIVSLHARVTEETTGMIGRAQLAAMPRGSVLVNCARGALLDYDAVCDALDAGQLAGAGFDVFPEEPLPAGHRLLTAPGVVLTPHIAGGSQQVAHKAARIVAEEVGRHLRGEPLVHCANPEALHAG
- a CDS encoding ATP-binding protein; its protein translation is MTQVAELPASAAEARDHVHALMATCPRPCGEDALTDALLIISELVTNAERHGGGMTGFRARVTEDHFDVTVEDASPAHPTLPGERPAGSVGGYGWHLVRRLATSVAVTPTARGKSIHVGLRLR
- a CDS encoding PRC domain containing protein; translated protein: MTANIWGYLPDVGYEAGTHLVGYRVEALDGSVGKVDKHSDEVDAAHLVVDTGPWILGRRVVVPAGTVTGIDQDEQKIYLGRTRDEIKNAPVFQDEDFASRDAYLHQVGMYFGGFPLV
- a CDS encoding CsbD family protein; translated protein: MSAGEKAKAKAEQLTGKVKKEAARRVDDESAAAEGAGRKSKGDLRQAKEKIKDAFKD